The DNA window tctctggagtgatgaatcaaacacattctctggagtaatgaatcaaacacattctctggagtgatgaatcaaacacattctctggagtgatgaatcaaacactttctctggagtgatgaatcaaacacattctctggagtgatgaatcaaacacattctctggagtgatgaatcaaacacattctctggagtaatgaatcaaacacattctctggagtgatgaatcacgcttcaccttctggcagtccgacggatgattctggctttggcggatgccaggagaacactacatgctcgaatgcatagtgccaactgtaaagtttggtggaggaagaataatggtctggggctgtttttcatggttcgggccccttagattcagtgaagggaaattttaacgctgcagcatacaatgacagTCTAGACAATTTTGTGCttcaaactttgtggcaacagtttgggaaaggccctttcctgtttcagcatgacaatgcagcaatgttccaacatctagtggaaagccttcccaggagagtggaggttgttatagcagcaatgttcctacatctagtggaaagccttcccagaagagtggaggctgttatagcagcaatgttccaacatctagtggaaagccttcccagaagagtggaggctgttatagcagaaatgttccaacatctagtggaaagtcttcccagaagagtggaggctgttatagcagaaatgttccaacatctagtggaaagtcttcccagaagagtggaggctgttatagcagcaatgttccaacatctagtggaaagccttcccagaagagtgaaggctgttatagcagcaatgttcctacatctagtggaaagccttcccagaagagtggaggctgttatagcagcaatgttcctacatctagtggaaagccttcccagaagagtggaggctgttatagcagcaatgttccaacatctagtggaaagccttcccagaagagtggaggctgttatagcagcaatgtaccaacatctagtggaaagccttcccagaagagtggaggctgttatagcagcaatgggtggaccaacatctagtggaaagtcttcccagaagagtggaggctgcaccaatttgtaagtcgctctggataagagcgtctgctaaatgacttaaatgtaaatgtaaatgttatagcagcaaagggggggcaactacatattaatgcccatgattttttaatatttatttattttatttaacctttatttcactagggAAGCcagttaacctcttcaacctatggggtgctatgtcattattggataaaaagacgtgcccgttttaagcgcaatattttgtcaaaagatgctcgactatgcatggaattgacagcattggaaagacaaaactctgacgtctccaaaactgcaaagatattatctgtgagtgccccagaactaatgctacaggcgaaaccaagatgaaatttcaaacaggaaatgaacaggatttttgACGCTGTGTTTACtaacgtctccttatatggctgtgaatatgctgtgaacgagcttatgcgctctgccattcatccaagatgtctgcagcattgtggcgtatttgtaggcatatcattggaagactGGCCATAAGAGACCACATTTGCCAGGGGgccgtccggtgtcctttgtttAAATCGGTGCGCAATTGTCAGTaacactcattttgccatgggatacagacagagaagcacacttccaggaacgataccacattgaagagatatgtagaaaaacaccttgaggattggttataaacaacgtttgccatgtttcagtcgatattatggagttaatttggaaaaagtttggcgtttggataactgaattttcgtttttttttggtagccaaacgtgacgcaccaaacggaccgatttctccagcacaaaaaatctttcaggaaaaactaaacatttgctatctaactgagagtctcctcattgaaaacatccgaagttcttcaaaggtaaattatttattgaatgtttttgctggtttttgtaaaaatgttgcctgctaatgctaacgctaaatgctaaatgctagtttgctatggtagagaagcatattttgaaaatctgagatgacagtgttgttaaacaaaaggctaagcttgagagaaaatagattaatttcatttcatttgcgattttcatgaatagttaacgttgtgttatggtaatgagcttgaggctgtagtcacgataccggatccgggatggctcgacgcaagaagttaagaacaCAGGGAGGTATCTGGACCCTACCGGTTTCAGTACCACAGGACTTTACCAGGGAGGCATCTGGACCCTACCGCTTTCAGTACCACAGGACTTTACCAGGGAGGTATCTGGACCCTACCGGTTTCAGTACCTCAGGACTTTACCAGGGAGGTATCTGGACCCTACCGGTTTCAGAACCACAGGACTTTACCAGGGAGGTATCTGGACCCTACCGGTTTCAGTACCACAGGACTTTACCAGGGAGGTATCTGGACCCTACCGGTTTCAGTACCACAGGACTTTACCAGGGAGGTATCTGGACCCTACCGGTTTCAGTACCACAGGACTTTACCAGGGAGGTATCTGGACCCTACCGGTTTCAGTACCACAGGACTTTACCAGGGAGGTATCTGGACCCTACCGGTTTCAGTACCACAGGACTTTACCAGGGAGGTCCAGGTTTCAGTACCACAGGACTTTACCAGGGAGGTATCTGGACCCTACCGGTTTCAGTACCACAGGACTTTACCAGGGAGGTATCTGGACCCTACCGGTTTCAGTACCACAGGACTTTACCAGGGAGGTATCTGGACCCTACCGGTTTCAGTACCACAGGACTTTACCAGGGAGGTATCTGGACCCTACCGGTTTCAGTACCACAGGACTTTACCAGGGAGGTCCAGGTTTCAGTACCACAGGACTTTACCAGGGAGGTCCAGGTTTCAGTACCACAGGACTTTACCAGGGAGGTATCTGGACCCTACCGGTTTCAGTACCACAGGACTTTACCAGGGAGGTATCTGGACCCTACCGGTTTCAGTACCACAGGACTTTACCAGGGAGGTATCTGGACCCTACCGGTTTCAGTACCACAGGACTTTACCAGGGAGGTATCTGGACCCTACCGGTTTCAGTACCACAGGACTTTACCAGGGAGGTATCTGGACCCTACCGGTTTCAGTACCACAGGACTTTACCAGGGAGGTATCTGGACCCTACCGGTTTCAGTACCACAGGACTTTACCAGGGAGGTCCAGGTTTCAGTACCACAGGACTTTACCAGGGAGGTCCAGGTTTCAGTACCACAGGACTTTACCAGGGAGGTCCAGGTTTCAGTACCACAGGACTTTACCAGGGAGGTATCTGGACCCTACCGGTTTCAGTACCACAGGACTTTACCAGGGAGGTCCGGTTTCAGTACCACAGGACTTTACCAGGGAGGTATCTGGACCCTACCGGTTTCAGTACCACAGGACTTTACCAGGGAGGTATCTGGACCCTACCGGTTTCAGTACCACAGGACTTTACCAGGGAGGTATCTGGACCCTACCGGTTTCAGTACCACAGGACTTTACCAGGGAGGTATCTGGACCCTACCGGTTTCAGTACCACAGGACTTTACCAGGGAGGTATCTGGACCCTACCGGTTTCAGTACCACAGGACTTTACCAGGGAGGTATCTGGACCCTACCGGTTTCAGTACCACAGGACTTTACCAGGGAGGTATCTGGACCCTACCGGTTTCAGTACCACAGGACTTTACCAGGGAGGTATCTGGACCCTACCGGTTTCAGTACCACAGGACTTTACCAGGGAGGTATCTGGACCCTACCGGTTTCAGTACCACAGGACTTTACCAGGGAGGTATCTGGACCCTACCGGTTTCAGTACCACAGGACTTTACCAGGGAGGTATCTGGACCCTACCGGTTTCAGTACCACAGGACTTTACCAGGGAGGTATATGAACCCTACCGGTTACAGTACCACAGGACTTTACCAGGGAGGTATATGAACCCTACCGGTTACAGTACCACAGGACTTTACCAGGGAGGTATATGGACCCTACCGGTTTCAGTACCACAGGACTTTACCAGGGAGGTATATGGACCCTACCGGTTTCAGTACCACAGGACTTTACCAGGGAGGTATCTGGACCCTACCGGTTTCAGTACCACAGGACTTTACCAGGGAGGTATCTGGACCCTACCGGTTTCAGTACCACAGGACTTTACCAGGGAGGTATCTGGACCCTACCGGTTTCAGTACCACAGGACTTTACCAGGGAGGTCCAGGTTTCAGTACCACAGGACTTTACCAGGGAGGTCCAGGTTTCAGTACCACAGGACTTTACCAGGGAGGTCCAGGTTTCAGTACCACAGGACTTTACCAGGGAGGTCCAGGTTTCAGTACCACAGGACTTTACCAGGGAGGTATCTGGACCCTACCGGTTTCAGTACCACAGGACTTTACCAGGGAGGTATCTGGACCCTACCGGTTTCAGTACCACAGGACTTTACCAGGGAGGTATATGGACCCTACCGGTTTCAGTACCACAGGACTTTACCAGGGAGGTATATGGACCCTACCGGTTTCAGTACCACATGACTTTACCAGGGAGGTATCTGGACCATACCGGTTTCAGAACCACAGGACTTTACCAGGGAGGTATCTGGACCCTACCGGTTTCAGTACCACAGGACTTTACCAGAGAGGTATCTGGACCCTACCGGTTTCAGAACCACAGGACTTTACCAGGGAGGTATCTGGACCCTACCGGTTTCAGTACCACAGGACTTTACCAGGGAGGTATCTGGACTGGTGCAGATAGTGTTGCTTCACTGATGACATGTTGGACTTGGGCTCTGCAGACCTACACACAATCAAACAATACATGAATCAATATAAAACCGCATGTGGAAATACTGTATAAGTGGGTGTAATTTTCTAAGACAAAGAATGTATCATGTCTAGGAACTAGGAGTTTTCCACACTAGGAAAAACAGCGTATTTAACTATTCTGTTGCTGGGAATCTTATTGAGACCAAGGTCTCGTCTGCAGCTATGTTTGTCCTGACCGTGTAACCTGCCTAGAAAAAGCTTGACCTAGTCCCTAGCCAGGCATGATGAGGGGAAGAAGCAGAAGGTCCTAGCCAGGCATGATGAGGGGAAGAAGTAGAAGGCCCTAGTCCCTAGCCAAGCATGACGAGGGGAAGAAGCAGAAGGCCCTAGTCCCTAGCCAAGCATGATGAGGGGAAGAAGGAGAAGGCCCTAGTCCCTAGCCAGGCATGATGAGGGGAAGAAGCAGAAGGCCCTAGTCCCTAGCCAGGCATGATGAGGGGAAGAAGCAGAAGGCCCTAGTCCCTAGCCAAGCATGACGAGGGGAAGAAGTAGAAGGCCCTAGTCCCTAGCCAAGCATGATGAGGGGAAGAAGTAGAAGGCCCTACTCCCTAGCCAAGCATGATGAGGGGAAGAAGTAGAAGGCCCTAGTCCCTAGCCAAGCATGATGAGGGGAAGAAGGAGAAGGCCCTAGTCCCTAGCCAAGCATGATGAGGGGAAGAAGGAGAAGGCCCTAGTCCCTAGCCAAGCATGATGAGGGGAAGAAGGAGAAGGCCCTAGTCCCTAGCCAAGCATGATGAGGGGAAGAAGGAGAAGGCCCTAGTCCCTAGCCAAGCATGATGAGGGGAAGAAGGAGAAGGCCCTAGTCCCTAGCCAAGCATGACGaggggaagaaggagaaggaCCTAGTCCCTAGCCAAGCATGACGAGGGGAAGAAGTAGAAGGCCCTAGTCCCTAGCCAAGCATGACGAGGGGAAGAAGTAGAAGGCCCTAGTCCCTAGCCAAGCATGATGAGGGGAAGAAGTAGAAGGCCCTAGTCCCTAGCCAAGCATGATGAGGGGAAGAAGGAGAAGGCCCTAGTCCCTAGCCAAGCATGACGaggggaagaaggagaaggaCCTAGTCCCTAGCCAAGCATGACGAGGGGAAGAAGTAGAAGGCCCTAGTCCCTAGCCAAGCATGATGAGGGGAAGAAGTAGAAGGCCCTAGTCCCTAGCCAAGCATGATGAGGGGAAGAAGTAGAAGGCCCTAGTCCCTAGCCAAGCATGATGAGGGAAGAAGTAGAAGGCCCTAGTCCCTAGCCAAGCATGATGAGGGGAAGAAGTAGAAGGCCCTAGTCCCTAGCCAAGCATGATGAGGGGAAGAAGTAGAAGGCCCTAGTCCCTAGCCAAGCATGATGAGGGGAAGAAGTAGAAGGCCCTAGTCCCTAGCCAGGCATGACGAGGGAAGAAGCAGAAGGCCCTAGCCAGGCATGACGAGGGGAAGAAGTAGAAGGCCCTAGTCCCTAGCCAGGCATGACGAGGGGAAGAAGCAGAAGGCACTAGCCAGGCATGACGAGGGGAAGAAGTAGAAGGCCCTAGTCCCTAGCCAGGCATGACGAGGGGAAGAAGCAGAAGGCCCTAGCCAGGCATGACGAGGGGAAGAAGCAGAAGGCCCTAGTCCCTAGCCAGGCATGATGAGGGGAAGAAGCAGAAGGCCCTAGTCCCTAACCAGGCATGATGAGGGGAAGAAGCAGAAGGCACTAGCCAGGCATGTCGAGGGGAAGAAGCAGAAGGCCCTAGTCCCTAGCCAGGCATGACGAGGGGAAGAAGCAGAAGGCCCTAGCCAGGCATGACGAGGGGAAGAAGCACCTACTCCCTAGCCAGGCATGATGAGGGGAAGAAGCAGAAGGCCCTAGTCCCTAGCCAGGCATGACGAGGGGAAGAAGCAGAAGGCTCTAGTCCCTAGCCAGGCATGACGAGGGGAAGAAGCAGAAGGACCTACTCCCTAGCCAGGCATGATGAAGGGAAGAAGCAGAAGGACCTACTCCCTAGCCAGGCATGATGAAGGGAAGAAGCAGAAGGCCCTAGTCCCTAGCCAGGCATGATGAGGGGAAGAAGCAGAAGTCCCTAGCCAGGCATGATGAGGGGAAGAAGCAGAAGGCCCTAGCCAGGCATGATGAGGGGAAGAAGCAGAAGGCCCTAGTCCCTAGCCAAGCATGATGAGGGGAAGAAGCAGAAGGCCCTAGTCCCTAGCCAAGCATGATGAGGGGAAGAAGCAGAAGGCCCTAGTCCCTAGCCAGGCATGACGAGGGGAAGAAGCAGAAGGCCCTAGCCAGGCATGATGAGGGGAAGAAGCAGAAGGCCCTAGTCCCTAGCCAAGCATGATGAGGGGAAGAAGCAGAAGGCCCTAGTCCCTAGCCAGGCATGACGAGGGGAAGAAGCAGAAGGTCCTAGCCAGGCATGACGAGGGGAAGAAGCAGAAGGCCCTAGTCCTGAGCCAGGCATGACGAGGGGAAGAAGCAGAAGGCCCTAGTCCCTAGCTAGGCATGACGAGGGGAAGAAGCAGAAGGCCCTAGTCCCTAACCAGGCATGACAAGGGGAAGAAGCAGAAGGCCCTAGTCCCTAGCCAGGCATGACTAGGGGAAGAAGCAGAAGAACCTACCGGTAGTTGTCGTTGTCCTGGTGTTTGTCCCTGAGAGATGCGATGCTGGGTTTCTTGGAGAGGGAGATACCCAGGTCAGAGTCATCCACCTCATCCCAGGTGTCTGCTGCCTTCACTGACGTCTGTCCCCACCGCCTCCTACTGCTCCTGAACCCTGACACGGTGTTCTCACACCCCACTTTCTGACGGACAAGTTCCACATCAAATATTACATGATAATGATGTCATGTggagcggcagcgtagcctagtggttagagcgttggactagtaaccggaaggttgcgagttcaaacccccgagctgacaaggtacaaatctgtcgttctgcccctgaacaggcagttaacccactgttcccaggccgtcattgaaaataagaatatgttcttaactgacttgcctagttaaataaaggtaaaaataaaaaaaataaaaaaatgtgttgtaGAAGACTCCAAATGAAATACCGTAACCATGTTTGACTAGGACTGCTTTTGGTGTCTCATTCATCTTTGAGAGGTCTACaatgtgttttttaaaatctgtatTTTCTATTTTCAACGATCAAATattttactgatttacagttcatgtaaggaaaatcagacaattcaaataaataaaatatgctctaatctatggatttcacatgactgggaatacagatatgaataTGTTGttcagataccttaaaaaattAAGtaagggtgtggatcagaaaaccagtcagtatctggtgtgaccaccatttgcctcatgcagcgcgacacatctccttcgcatagagttgatcaggctgttgattgtggcctgtggaatgttgtcccagtcctcttcaatggctgtgtgaagtagctggatattggcgggaactggaacacaccatcgtacacgttgatccagagcatcccaaacatgctcaatggatgacatgtctggtgagtatggaggaactggaacacgctgtcgtatacatcgatccagagcatcccaaacatgctcaatgggtaacATGTCTGGTGAGGATGGAGGAACTGGAACAccgtcgtacacgtcgatccagagcatcccaaacatgctcaatgggtaacATGTCTGGTGAGGATGCAGGCcacggaagaactgggacattttcagcttccaggaattgtttacagatccttgcgacatggggccgtgcattatcatgctgacacatgaggtgatggcgacaCGACAATgcacctcaggatctcgtcacgtcTCAAATTACCATAAattaaatgcaattgtgttcgttgtctgtaacTTATGCCTGCCCACACCGTAACCCCACCaaggggcactctgttcacaacgttgacatcagcaaaccgctcacccacatgacgccgtacacgtggtctgtggttctgaggccggttggacgtactgccacgttctctaaaacgatgttggatgAGGCTTATGGTACATAAATGAACactcaattctctggcaacagctgaCCTGTGGCTGGGTGTTTGACCAGGCTGAGTGGGGATGGCTGGCTAAACCACGAACCTGTGGCTGGGTGTTTGACCAGGCTGAGTGGGGATGGCTGGCTAAACCACTGACCTGTGGCTGGGTGTTTGACCAGGCTGAGTGGGGATGGCTGGCTAAACCACTAACCTGTGGCTGGGTGTTTGACCAGGCTGAGTGGGGATGGCTGGCTAAACCACTGACCTGTGGCTGGGTGTTTGACCAGGCTGAGTGGGGATGGCTGGCTAAACCACGAACCTGTGGCTGGGTGTTTGACCAGGCTGAGTGGGGATGGCTGGCTACACCACAAACCTGTGGCTGGGTGTTTGACCAGGCTGAGTGGGGATGGCTGGCTACACCACTGACCTGTGGCTGGGTGTTTGACCAGGCTGAGTGGGGATGGCTGGCTAAACCACTGACCTGTGGCTGGGTGTGTTTGACCAGGCTGAGTGGGGATGGCTGGCTAAACCACAAACCTGTGGCTGGGTGTTTGACCAGGCTGAGTGGGGATGGCTGGCTACACCACTGACCTGTGGCTGGGTGTGTTTGACCAGGCTGAGTGGGGATGGCTGGTACTGGTGCTGGCTGTGTCCATCCCAGTCTGTGTTGTGTTGAGGCTGGTGGATCTGCTGGAGGGGCTGAACCCTGCCCTGTCCCTGGGTTGGCTGGGGCTCTAAGACGGTCTGGAGGTCGGCCTTGCAGAGGGGGAGAGGTTTGGGCTCTGTAGAGGAGGCCTGCTGAGCTGCTGCGGTCCTGCTCTGGGCTTTGTGCTCCTCCGGGTACTGAGGTGGAGGACCCAACGCCTGGCCCACCTGGAAGTACAGGTACCTCAGAGCCTGGAACACAGTGAGAAATCAGCATATTAATCCTCATTGGTGGTGGGTCTCTTCTGGAGTTAACATGTATACCTGTATGGAGGTGGGTCTCTTCTGGGGTTAACATGTATACCTGTATGGAGGTGGGTCTCTTCTGGGGTTAACATGTATACCTGTATGGAGGTGGGTCTCTTCTGGGGTTAACATGTATACCTGTATGGAGGTGGGTCTCTTCTGGGGTTAACATGTATACCTGTATGGAGGTGGGTCTCTTCTGGGGTTAACATGTATACCTGTATGGAGGTGGGTCTCTTCTGGGGTTAACATGTATACCTGTATGGAGGTGGGTCTCTTCTGGGGTTAACATGTATACCTGTATGGAGGTGGGTCTCTTCTGGGGTTAACATGTATACCTGTATGGAGGTGGGTCTCTTCTGGGGTTAACATGTATACCTGTATGGAGGTGGGTCTcttctggggttagggttaacatgTATACCTGTATGGAGGTGGGTCTCTTCTGGGGTTAACATGTATACCTGTATGGAGGTGGGTCTCTTCTGGGGTTAACATGTATACCTGTATGGAGGTGGGTCTCTTCTGGGGTTAACATGTATACCTGTATGGAGGTGGGTCTCTTCTGGGGTCAGGGTTAACATGTATACCTGTATGGAGGTGGGTCTCTTCTGGGGTTAACATGTATACCTGTATGGAGGTGGGTCTCTTCTAGGGTTAACATGTATACCTGTATGGAGGTGGGTCTCTTCTGGGGTTAACATGTATACCTGTATGGAGGTGGGTCTCTTCTGGGGTTAACATGTATACCTGTATGGAGGTGGGTCTCTTCTGGGGTTAACATGTATACCTGTATGGCAGGTGGGTCTCTTCTAGGGGTTAGGTGGGTCTCTTCTGGGGTTAACATGTATACCTGTATGGAGGTGGGTCTCTTCTGGGGTTAACATGTATACCTGTATGGAGGTGGGTCTCTTCTGGGGTTAACATGTATACCTGTATGGAGGTGGGTCTCTTCTGGGGTTAACATGTATACCTGTATGGAGGTGGGTCTcttctggggttagggttaacatgTATACCTGTATGGAGGTGGGTCTCTTCTGGGGTTAACATGTATACCTGTATGGAGGTGGGTCTcttctggggttagggttaacatgTATACCTGTATGGAGGTGGGTCTCTTCTGGGGTTAACATGTATACCTGTATGGAGGTGGGTCTCTTCTGGGTTTAGGGTTAACATGTATACCTGTATGGAGGTGGGTCTCTTCTGGGGTTAACATGTATACCTGTATGGAGGTGGGTCTcttctggggttagggttaacatgTATACCTGTATGGAGGTGGGTCTCTTCTGGGGTTAACATGTATACCTGTATGGAGGTGGGTCTCTTCTGGGGTTAACATGTATACCTGTATGGAGGTGGGTCTCTTCTGGGGTTAACATGTATACCTGTATGGAGGTGGGTCTCTTCTGGGGTTAACATGTATACCTGTATGGAGGTGGGTCTCTTCTGGGGTTAACATGTATACCTGTATGGAGGTGGGTCTCTTCTGGGGTTAACATGTATACCTGTATGGAGGTGGGTCTcttctggggttagggttaacatgTATACCTGTATGGAGGTGGGTCTCTTCTAGGGTTAACATGTATACCTGTATGGAGGTGGGTCTCTTCTGGGGTTAACATGTATACCTGTATGGAGGTGGGTCTCTTCTGGGGTTGGGGTTAACATGTATACCTGCATGGTGGTGGGTCTCTTCTGGGGGTTCCACTGCAGCATGTCCCTCATCAGAACCAGGGCCTCATTGGAGGCGTTGGGGACCAGCAAGCGCAGGCTGGTCGGGACACACTGGGGGAAACGAAAGTTCATTGAGGCTGCTAGGTTGTAGCCCTCGGGCCAGTCCATCTGGTAATGGGAAGATGAAGAAAGAAGGTTGAGTAAGCAACAACAACAGTACCAAGAAAAAACAGCAACAGTGACAGCAACAGGGCCTCCCgattggcgcagcggtctaaggcactgaggGAAGCCagttgaggcgtcactacagcctcGGATTCAATCCCAGGCTTTGTCGCAGCTGGCCGTGACCTGGAGAACCATgatgcggcgcacaattggcccagcatcgtccgggttaggggagggtttgtccggcaGGGatttccttgtctcatcgtgctctagcgactacttgtggtgggccgggcacctgcaagctgacGCTGGTCGTCAGGTGGACGACGATTTCTCCGACACACTAGTGCGGTTGGCTTCAgggtcaagaagcagtgcggcttggcagggttgtgttccagaggacgcatggctctcgatgAGACAAGACCGTAACTAAAAATTAGACACCACGAAAATGGggtaaaaataatat is part of the Oncorhynchus keta strain PuntledgeMale-10-30-2019 chromosome 15, Oket_V2, whole genome shotgun sequence genome and encodes:
- the LOC127907724 gene encoding serine/threonine-protein kinase MAK-like produces the protein FLTVFQALRYLYFQVGQALGPPPQYPEEHKAQSRTAAAQQASSTEPKPLPLCKADLQTVLEPQPTQGQGRVQPLQQIHQPQHNTDWDGHSQHQYQPSPLSLVKHTQPQKVGCENTVSGFRSSRRRWGQTSVKAADTWDEVDDSDLGISLSKKPSIASLRDKHQDNDNYRSAEPKSNMSSVKQHYLHQSRYLPGVNPKTNKNSFQQQPGRSVWANYSLTRAQGTGLPLTKDNFLSNTYNPASSSSYTPSFQKEMGSAGHRTHHLATVGGNSAKYEGWKTKSMNPQIPGSSRLNSNSGGKITSSRPPPIQPVHGRVDWATKYGGGHR